The Allocoprobacillus halotolerans nucleotide sequence GATAATGGACATAATTCCATTTTCATAAGCTTCTTTAATATATTTGCTTCCTAATGTAAATCCTAAATATGTACCAAAGTAGCGTGTAAGAATGTAAGGAATATTATATAATAACAAGAAAATAATAGGTCCTAAAACTGATCCATCTTGTCCTAATGAAATACCAATTCCAGCAGCAATTACTCTAAACGTTCCCCAAAAAACGAATCACCAATACCTGATAAAGGACCCATTAAACTTGCTTTTACTGCATTAATAGAATATGTATCAAAATCATCATTCTCACTATTTTCTTTTTCCATACTGGCGGTAATTCCCAACAAAAATGTAGATAAAGCAGAATTAATATTAAAATAATCTACACTTCGTTTCATGGCTTCAGTACGTTCTTCTTTTGTCTTATAATATCTGTTAATAACAGGTAGCATAGCATATTCAAAAGACAAACCACTTGCACGTACTTGATTCCAACTCGCAAATATAGTAAACGATCTTAAGAATACCTTATTTAACATTTTTTTATCTTCTTTAGATAAACCTTCTTTGATCCTAATCATTAAAGAAATCCTCCTCACTATTATCATTTTCAAAAGCCAATTCTGATCTTTTACTATTTAATGAATTATTTAAATCTATATCTTTATAACTTGTATACATAGCAATTACAACACCAATCAAACAAATCGCAATAAGTGGCAATTCTAAATAAGCATAGAGAACAAATCCAAGAACAAGAAATACAGCAATCTTTTTATCCCATAACATGTTTAATAGCATCGCCATTCCTAAAGCAGGGAGTGTTTGTCCCGCTACAGTTAAGCCATTCATAATAACATCTGGTATAGAATTAATTAATGAAGATATGACATCTGAACCTAGCATAATACCTAAGAAACCAATAACTCCAAATGCTAAAGGCTTTAAAATCATACAAGCCATCTGTATTACTACAACCCCTTTTTGATTACCTTCTTCATTAAATTTATCCACTTGAGGCATCATTGCTGCAAAACCAATATTGACAACAGTTGTAATTGTTGTAGCTAGCAAACTGATCGGTACAGCTAAAGCCATAGCTGCTTCTGTACTTTGATTAGATATAATTGCGAACGCTGTTCCAAAAATTGCTCCAGTAAATGAATCAGATGGTAGAGCACCACCAATTGATGTAATTCCTAAAAAGATTACTTCTAATGAAGCACCCATAACAATCCCCGAATGCAAATCACCTAAGACCAATCCAGTTAACGTTCCCATAACAAGTGGTCTTTTGATCATCGGATCACCTAATCCTGTGTCTGTTAACATACCTAGGAACATAAGTAACCCTATTAATAAAGCATCTACTAACATATTATATTTCCCTCTTCTTCCTTCTATTTAATTAACATACCTATTGGTTGTGCTTTATCAGTTGGTACTGGTTGATAATTGACATCTACGCCTAACTGAAGTAAATCATTAAATACCTTTTTATCTATATTTGTCACAAATAGATTCTTTGCTAGTTGTTCTTTTTTTCTTTATCTCCTATCAATTGAGACATACGTCCATAATTACCAACATTGATACTAGATATTCCTTGTACATTGTTCATCATTTTTAATGCTGTTTCTGGATTACTAACAATTAATAAGATTTTTAAATTTTCTGCACGTGGATCATTAAGTAAAGTGATTGCTTTATCGCACGAAACAATACTTGCTTTTACACCGCTAGGAACAGCCATTTTCAAAGCCATAAGTTGCATCTCATTTTTAATGACTTCATCATCTGCAACTACAATTCTATTGATTCCTAAGAATTTACTCCATACTACTGCAACTTGACCATGAATTAAACGTTCATCAATTCTCATTAATTTAATCAAAAAAATCACCACTTTCTTCTTTTTTATTTTCTTTTAATATCTCATTCACATAAACCATCGATGTCTTTCCTTCATCAATACAATTTAAAATACATTCAATTTCATAACTTGTACATAATGCCAACATAAGAACAAGAACAGTATTCATACCTGAAATCAAATGAACATTGCCTCGTCTTACAAGTGGTGTTAATACAGTATTAACACTACCTCCGGGTAAATCTGTAATAATAATAAATTCATCTTCAATATTAAGCATGCTCTCGACTTTATTGAATACATTCTTAACATCTTCTCCGTCATAAAATCCAACAGCAACTATATTATCATCAATTCCTGACAACATCTTAATTGTTGATTTCATTCCTTTTGCTAAATCCCCATGGGACGCTAATATAATTTTTCTCATATAAACTCCTCTCTAAGTTATCAATATGCATATTTCCTTTAACCTACTAATATTTTACCTTTATTCATTAATCCTTAAAATATATTTTCTTAATCTAAATATGGATAAAACTAATATTTTAGCAACTTTTAAAATGATATTCAAACACATGAAAATCTTCCTTAATAATAGGAACATAAAATCCTATCGATGCTAGTTCGTCACCGCCATAAATAAGATTACTTTCTTCTTCACAATAATCCATATCTTGATCAAGATATGGAATCGTAAATCTTTCATGCGATAATAATGGTGAATACATCTTTTGAAATATCATTACATGACATTCCGATCTATTTTCATTACAGATAGACCACATTTCATAATTTTTATTAGACATTTCATGTCGATAAAACACACCATTCATAATAAGTTTCTGTAATTTTTTATATGAAATTATTTGTTTGTAAATTTCATCTCGTTCTTCATTAGAACATTTTTCTAGATCCAGTTCATAACCAAAGTTATACATTTTTGCAACTTTATACCTTGCATCAAAAGTTGTCTCTCTTCCTGTTTGATGATTAGGTGTTATACTAACATGAGCCCCCATCGCTACTGGAGGATATAACATACTAAATCCTTTTTGAATTACTGTACGGTCAAAGCAATCGGTATTATCACTACACCAATTTTGTCCAACATAACTAAGAATACCCGGATCAAATCTCGCTCCACCACTAGAGCATCCTTCTATAAGAAGGTTTGGATATTTTCTAGTGATAATATCTAATATTTCATACAGACCTAATATATATCGATGGTAAATTTCTCCTTTTTGTGATTTTTTTAAAAATGAAGAATTCACATCAGTTAGTGGTCTATTCATATCCCATTTTATATAATCTAGATATCCTGGCTTCAGATATTTTTCTAATGAACAAATAATATAATCACGCACTTCTTTTCTAGATAAATCTAAAACATATTCATGTCGCCCTTCCATAGGTGTATATGACGGAACATGAAGAATCCAATCCGGATGTTGTTTATATAACTGACTATTTTTATTAACAACCTCTGGTTCAAACCATAATCCGAACTTCATACCTTTGTCATGAACCAATTGTGAAATTCTTTTATTCCTCCGGGTAATTTACTTTCATTACATTGCCAGTCTCCAATGCCAGATTCACTCGTATTTCCTAATCTAAACCAACCATCGTCTAGAACAAACAAATCAATTCCAAGTTCTTTTGCCAAATCTGTTTGTCTATCAATTTTATCGATAGAAACATCATAATACATTCCTTCCCAAGAATTAAGCAATACTGGTCTGCGTTTATCAATGAAACGACGAGGCATTAAATGGTATTGATATAACCAATGAAAATTTTGACTCATTTCATTTAAACCATTTTGAGAATAGTTTAGTATTGCTTCCGGTGTTGTAAAAGATTCACCAGGATGTAAAGTCCATTGAAAACTATCTGAATTTATTCCTATTTGCGAACGTACATTGCCAAATTGATCCATTTCAGCTTGAGCTATGAAATTACCACTATATATAAGTTGAAAAGCAAATATTTCACCATGATTTTCACTGGCACCTGAAGAAGCTAGTGCAAAAAGGGTTGATGTTGAGGACTACTACTTCCTCGAATACTTTCTATTTTTTGAATACCATGATGTAACGAGAATCTTTCTATATTGGCTTCTTGAGCATATGTTCCATACAATGATATCCAATCGTATTTTTGAAAAGGCAGATCCACTGACCAACTTTTTGCATCTTGAATAACAATATTTTCTTTACCATAATTTTCAATTTTTTGATGCCTCGCAATTACTCCTCTTTCTTTAAACAAAGAATAATACATAATTACTCTTATTTTAGCGATATCATCTTCACATATAATTTTCAATGTATCTACTTCATCACTCTCACCAAACGTACTTGGTAACCCCTCAAGTATAGGTTTATTTTTACATATTTCCCACTTCACAAAATTCAAATCAAGATAATCTACACCATTTTCGGGAATAATTGATAACATAGGAATTCTAAAATCTCCCCTACCTCTTGTTGGAATTTCAAAAGGAATATCATCAAAATAAACATTATTCAAACTTATGTCTCCTACAGTTGAATACGCTCGCTTAAAATCATATAAATTTTCATTACAATGATAATTTCTTAATGGACTCCTAAATAACGATGTACAAGATACTTATTGTCAACCACCTCAATGATGTAACTTAATTTATCATTTTTCATATGGGCAATACAGTTATTCTTCCTAAAAACTATACTCACTTATATTTACTCCTTTCAATTTCTAAAATTTCTTTTGCAAGAAATATCTTATAGTTTTATTTAACAACATACGTAAATAAATTAGTATGGTTATTCTACACTTATATATAGCAAAAACTAATATTTTGATATATAATTAAAATATGAAAGAATATAAAGAATCTCCAGAAAATCTATTGTACAGTTCTATATCTGACCTTTCCTTTTATAGCGCCGGTTACGAACAATGTGTCGCAAATCATAGTTGGGGTCCTAAATTAAGATCTTATCAACTTATTCATTTTGTTTTATACGGGAAAGGAGAGTTCACAATTAATGGACACGTATTTCATTTAGCCAAAGGTGACGCTTTTATCATTCCATCGGGAAAGGTGTGCTACTATAAAGCTGATGCAATAGAACCTTGGTGCTATGTTTGGATTAATTTCTCAGGAATAAAATCTCAAATTTATGCACATGAATTAATGCAATTCTCAAATGATGTATTTATTATTCATGATTTAGATATTGACAAATATAAAAATCCTATATTTGAAATTCTTAAATTAAATACAAATAAAACGAGTCGCTTTTTAAAATGCAACAGTATCTTATTAGATATCATGTCAATGTTATTCGAGAATCTTGAACTTGATGACAATTTAGTCAATTCTCCGTCAATAGCAGATGAGGCAAAACATTATCTAGATATCAATTATCCTGAAAAAATAAAAATCAAGGATATCGCAAAAGAATTGGGAGTTCATCCTAATTATTTAACAAAAGTATTTCATGACAAATTCGGAATTTCTCCAAAAAATTACCTTAAGAATTTAAAATTAAAAAAAGCAAAATCATTGCTAGCAACAACTACATTGCCTATTTCTGTAATAGCTGATTCCCTAGGGTTTGATGATCAACTTGCTTTTTCTAAAACATTTAAAAATAAATATAATCTTTCTCCTTCTCAATTTCGAAAAGAAGAAACACTAAAACTAAATCAACATAAAAATAAAAGGTACTCTAAAACTGAATTTTTTTAAAGGTCGTTCCAAAATTTTTAAAGGGAATTCTGATTGTAAATCGGAGTTCCCTTTAAATTATCTGTTGATTTTTGAAGACTAATAGATAACTCTTGATTGCCTCTCGTTAATTTTATTTGTTTACCTACACATTTAAAGAAAGCCAAACTTTTACATTATGAAGAATTTTTATGCTTTTTTTGTTGTAATCAATACAATAATTGAGCCAATCACAAAAATAACAACACCAATTAATAATACGGAACGTACTCCAACAATATCTAATAAAACACCACCAATAAGATTAGCGAAAATTTCTGATAATGTCATAGCCATTGTAACCAATGATTGACCTTTATTAATATCTGCAGCATACATTTTCTTCTTTACATAATAAACAGCTGATGGAATAAATAATGCATAGGCTCCCATTTGCATTAATTGAGCCACATAAATCATTGACATACTTGTCGCAAAATATGTTAAAACATGTTTTAAAGAGAAGATAATAATAGAACTTTAATTAAAGTTCCACAATTAACCTTTTGACTCAACTTATTGAATCCAGCCATTGTTGGTAATTCAAGCAGAGCAGCTAAGAAAACTGCCACACCCATATCGCCAGTATCACCACCAATAGGTATGATAATTTGAATAAAGAAGTTATTAAGAATTGTATGTGTCAAATAAACACCAACAAACCCTACAAGTAAAAAAATAAATTTTTTTACTTTGTACAGAAGGCAATAAATGATAGTTTTTTACCTTCAATAATTTCTTTTTCTACATCAACTTTCGTATCTTGATAATTTTTAGGTAAAACATATATACGAACGACAATATACATTAATGCCGAAAAGATAATATAGAATATTGGTATTAACAAAGCATCGTACATATTAACGATATTTCCTAATATTAATGAAGTAACAGCATAAGCAATAGAACCTAATCCTCTTGCTAAACCATAATTGACTTCAATACCATGATATTCAAACATAAATGCCATGGCATTCATTAATGGCATGATTGTATTCACCTATGAGAATATACTAACTACCATTATTAATAATACAACTTCTAATATCGATAAGAAATAAACAATTGCTGATAATGCTATAACAATTAACATCACATAACATACCATTTTATTAATAGGTATTTCTATATGATCATCTGCAAATGATGCTAACATCGGTTGTGAAAAAACCGCAATCATACTGACAATTGATAAAACAGCACCAATTTCAGAGTTATTAAATCCTCTATCTAATAAAAAAACAGAAGCATAACTCATCGTGGCACAAAACGTTGCATAATAGAACACTTGACAAGCAGTATATTTCAAATCTAGGCATAATACTTTTTTCATTACTTTATCCTGCTTTCATTATGTTTTTTCTAAATTATATAATCATTTTATAATTTATGAAATATTGGTTCCATATTTTTAAAAGTACAATAATATTCAAAACCTAAAGTTTTAAGTTCTTTTTTTGTTTCTTTAATATATGCTCCTAAATGCTCTTTTTTATGACTGTCGCTACCAATAGTTATAATTTTTCCACCAAGCTCTTTATATAATTTTAAAATATCTCTTGATGGTGTTAAATCTTTCAAATTATAACGATAAGAAGATGTATTTATCTCAATACCTTTTCCT carries:
- a CDS encoding PTS mannose/fructose/sorbose/N-acetylgalactosamine transporter subunit IIC, yielding MLVDALLIGLLMFLGMLTDTGLGDPMIKRPLVMGTLTGLVLGDLHSGIVMGASLEVIFLGITSIGGALPSDSFTGAIFGTAFAIISNQSTEAAMALAVPISLLATTITTVVNIGFAAMMPQVDKFNEEGNQKGVVVIQMACMILKPLAFGVIGFLGIMLGSDVISSLINSIPDVIMNGLTVAGQTLPALGMAMLLNMLWDKKIAVFLVLGFVLYAYLELPLIAICLIGVVIAMYTSYKDIDLNNSLNSKRSELAFENDNSEEDFFND
- a CDS encoding PTS sugar transporter subunit IIB, encoding MIKLMRIDERLIHGQVAVVWSKFLGINRIVVADDEVIKNEMQLMALKMAVPSGVKASIVSCDKAITLLNDPRAENLKILLIVSNPETALKMMNNVQGISSINVGNYGRMSQLIGDKEKKNN
- a CDS encoding PTS sugar transporter subunit IIA — its product is MRKIILASHGDLAKGMKSTIKMLSGIDDNIVAVGFYDGEDVKNVFNKVESMLNIEDEFIIITDLPGGSVNTVLTPLVRRGNVHLISGMNTVLVLMLALCTSYEIECILNCIDEGKTSMVYVNEILKENKKEESGDFFD
- a CDS encoding GH36 C-terminal domain-containing protein gives rise to the protein MNGVFYRHEMSNKNYEMWSICNENRSECHVMIFQKMYSPLLSHERFTIPYLDQDMDYCEEESNLIYGGDELASIGFYVPIIKEDFHVFEYHFKSC
- a CDS encoding AraC family transcriptional regulator — protein: MKEYKESPENLLYSSISDLSFYSAGYEQCVANHSWGPKLRSYQLIHFVLYGKGEFTINGHVFHLAKGDAFIIPSGKVCYYKADAIEPWCYVWINFSGIKSQIYAHELMQFSNDVFIIHDLDIDKYKNPIFEILKLNTNKTSRFLKCNSILLDIMSMLFENLELDDNLVNSPSIADEAKHYLDINYPEKIKIKDIAKELGVHPNYLTKVFHDKFGISPKNYLKNLKLKKAKSLLATTTLPISVIADSLGFDDQLAFSKTFKNKYNLSPSQFRKEETLKLNQHKNKRYSKTEFF
- a CDS encoding MFS transporter; its protein translation is MIYVAQLMQMGAYALFIPSAVYYVKKKMYAADINKGQSLVTMAMTLSEIFANLIGGVLLDIVGVRSVLLIGVVIFVIGSIIVLITTKKA